The nucleotide window GAAGCATGTCCTTCTTGAGCACGTCAAAGCAGGTGGTTATGTTGAGGTCCTTCACCTTAAACGTGAGGTCGGTCGACTCCATTGGGTAAAGCACGGCCAAGACCACGCCCCACATGACCATACAGCAAACCACGGCATATGTGGTGTTCTCCCGTATCTCCCGGAACAGCAGCGGCTTCACGATGCCCAGGTAGCGGTCAATGCTGATGGCCGTCATGGTGAGGATGGAGCAGTACATGTTGGCGTAGAACACGACGGTCAGCAGGTTGCACAGGTCGGAGCCCAGGGTCCAGTCGTAGCCGTTCATCTGGTAGGTTATTTGGAACGGCAGGACCGAGGCCATGGCGAGGTCGGTCAGGGTGAGGTTGATCATGAACACGATGGTTGGCGTTTTGGGAGAGGTGCGGAACACCAGCAGCCACAGGGAGAGGCCGTTGCTGACGAAGTTGACCAGAATGACCACAACGTACACGGCTGAGACGAAGTGGCTGAAAGTCCTGTCCTTGAACATGGCCAGGGTGGCGTTGTCCAGCTGGGTGGTGTTTGACATCCAGGACATGATGAGATTGGAACGTctgcagagacacagagagacggCGTGAC belongs to Denticeps clupeoides chromosome 9, fDenClu1.1, whole genome shotgun sequence and includes:
- the p2ry8 gene encoding P2Y purinoceptor 8; this translates as MSWMSNTTQLDNATLAMFKDRTFSHFVSAVYVVVILVNFVSNGLSLWLLVFRTSPKTPTIVFMINLTLTDLAMASVLPFQITYQMNGYDWTLGSDLCNLLTVVFYANMYCSILTMTAISIDRYLGIVKPLLFREIRENTTYAVVCCMVMWGVVLAVLYPMESTDLTFKVKDLNITTCFDVLKKDMLPSLAAWALVMFVMFVALFLIPFLVTIFCYVSIIWKLSKDAADDQKSRAIRLAFTVLFVFIVCFAPNNILLIAHAMRRLFHNKSLYMAYKISLLLSCLNSCLDPFIYYFACREFRNKLRRMLNLRALSSTDHTLGHKDSIFSSRSPSHEQEEEILKCLQNGQTSM